In Rutidosis leptorrhynchoides isolate AG116_Rl617_1_P2 chromosome 6, CSIRO_AGI_Rlap_v1, whole genome shotgun sequence, the DNA window GAAAAGTTGAAGGATATGAAATCGAACTTGAAGTTATTCCGGTTGTTAAGTTATACAAGTTTGATCCATGGGACTTGCCTGGTAAGTTAGTTATTCTTGTTTCATCTTAATGAGTTTCTGAACTTGTATTAGAAATTGAGGTCTagtttatatactatatatatataatctgtttTGATATATAATCGTTTTTCGTGATTCACCTGAGTATCTGACCCGCTttgctaaatatatatataatctttgtaTTATAGAAAAATCATTTCTTCCAAAACATGATATGGAGTGGTTCTTTTTCTGTCCTCGAGACCGCAAATATCCAAATGGATCTCGCACAAATAGAGCAACAAATGCTGGTTACTGGAAAGCTACAGGAAAAGACCGAAAAGTCCTTAGCCAATCATCGGTTGTAGGTTACCGCAAGACCCTTGTCTTCTATCGTGGACGAGCCCCTTTTGGTGATCGCACGAGTTGGATCATGCATGAGTATCGGTTATGTGATGATGTTTCTCTAGGGACACCAAATTTTCAAGTAAAATTGTTACTTTCAATGTTTGATTAATGGTTAGTACTATatcaagttatgaagtattaaccacTTTACTTTTCAATTTTGCAGGGACCGTTTGCCTTGTGTCGTGTGATGAAAAAGGACAAgcaaaaaacaaaatatttaaataataaaCCGAGAACTAAGGATGTTGGAAACAGTTCAATTGATATAAAAAATGAACCAATATTGGGCAATGAGAGTAATTTTTTGAGCCCTTTTACTTCTCCTAAACAGAAATCGCCTAATTCTAACGAACCATCTTTAATTCCGGGTCCTAATGATCCTCCTACCTTTTGGGTCTCACCTGAATTTATTCTCGATTCTTCAAAGGTATTGATACAGAACACTAAATGATGATTAATTTGAAAAACTAATCTTCATGATAATGCAGTAAAAGGGGCAAAATGGAGGAGCAGGGCGGGTTGAAAATAGTCAAAATGGGTTCAGTTCAAAACGGACCCATTTTAGTACTATTACAACTGGGTCAACCGAACCCCGCAATTGTTTTGTCCATTTTAATCGTGAATAAGCTAATGTGGTAAATGTAATAATAAAGTCCTAGATGAAAATGATAAAATCCATCAGCATTCAAACTTTAGACGATTTTTGACCCATTTGTTTAAAGTTGACTCTTTTTCTTAAAGTTGACTCTTTGACCTGTAAAAGTGACTTTTTTTTCCTTTAAGTTGACTCTTTGACCATAATTTAATGCATTATTTGATTACAGGAACAATCTGAAGGTGGACAAGACTGGCGACTCAAGAATTTTAAGAAAAATGAGTTTCCAAAGCCAATGACTCCATTGCAGACATACGACCCATCTGTGTTCTCACCAAGTTCATCACACTCAAATTTTACAGAGGAAGGTGATATGATTCGATTTGGATGCATGTCACCATATTCAGGTGATGGAAGTTGGATGGGATTATTTGAAAATGAAGATCATACGCTTTACGAAAGTTATAATTGGACTAATCTCACAAATATCTAAATCTTATGAAAAATAAGTCAACAATTCGGACGAAGATATTCACCATAATCTTATGACAGTTTTTATATATTTAAGGTTGTTGGTTGGTCTTTGTATCATTGTATGTGTTGGTTACTGCTTTATGTTATTGTGATAGTATACTAAAAACAACACCCTAGTTTAAGTTTTTTGTAAGGAAGCCATATTAATATGATATACTGCTTTCAAAATGCGCACTTTCATTTCAATGAATGCACTGAAATACAAATTTTAATCGCGTATTAATTCAACAAGACGAACACATATGTGATTCGAATAGTTAAAACTAGCGCTAGAATTTTTTTTCGAATGTTCTCGCGTTGTCTGATTTGAATAATCAGTTTTGTTGCAAGTCACACATAAAGCAAATTATCCAAATAGGTACATAACAACTGCTTATCAAAAACCTGTTACTTGACTTGGATAATTAGAAGTTAAAGTCAAACATGTTTAAGCTAATTTTTGTGACTTTAGTTTGAGACAGTAACATATTCTATAAGTTTGTGTTGTAGCTGATGTGGTAGTGACATGCCTCTCTtggcgagaggtcaggagttcgactcccgtgaGGTGTAGCATTGCACACAAAGTTTCGCCCATTTACCTTTGAATTCCAACAAACGGTAAAACATACtccgtattttattattttaaaaaaaaacgcgTATATAAAGGCCCCCTCAAAGCCAATCTAGAATATGTTACTTTTTGAGCTCTTTATTCTTTTTAGGAACAGTGTTATGATAGTTGAACGATTAGGAGATACTTTTTCTATTTGTTCTTTTGCTTCGGCAGAACAATCATCATTTCATAATGTGTATAGCTTTCTTAATTGTTTATTAGGATTACATAGAAGAAAATAAATAAAGTAGAGTAGATGATTTGAATGTAACTTTTTGTTGATGCAAAAAGAATGCATTATCGCAATAACTTTACTTTGCTACAAGTTGTATTTGCGCGTAGAGTCCATTACATGTTTACATGTAGCAAATGTAATTCTCAAATCTCAAGTACCAAAATGTTATAGTGGCGGAACTTGAAATTTTCGAATACGAGGGCGAAAATTatcattcaattttttttttttaagtgtagTACATTACTAAATAAATGGAAGAGTCAAGGGTTCTTAGTGAAGCCGAAAGATTAGGAAATAAGGACAGAGTCAAGGGTTCTTAGTGAAGCCAAAAGATTAGAGTGGCTAGATTGTAGAAGGAAATGGATGGAAAAAGAAAAGGTGAAGTCGAACATGCTCAAGCAAAAGGCGCGAATTAAATGGTTTCTAGAGGGGGATGAAAACTCTAAATACTTTCATGCATCGTTACGGTGAAAATATAATAAGTGCAACATAAGGGGATTGAACATAAATGGACTTTGGTGCGAAAACCCGGAGGAAGTAAAAGAGGCTGTACATGCTCACTTCGAAAATATCTTTAAGTCTAGGAATTCAAACAGACCCTACATTTCTTCATGGGCTGTTGAGGATCTGCGATTTGGGCAGCTAGGGCTGCAAGAAAACATCCTACTTGAGGCACCATTCAGTGAAGGCGAAATATGGGCGGCGATAAAAGGCTGTGGTAGTTCGAAAGTGCCCGGGCCGGACGGATTTAACTTGCGTTTTTACAAAAAAATTTGGGATATCATTAAGCATGATTTAATTGAAGCAATTTCAAATTTTTGGTGTGATGGGAAAATATCAAACGAGTGTAACGCCTCTTTTATTACTCTTGTTCCAAAAAAATTAGAGCCTCTTAGCCTTAACGACAATCGGCCGATTAGTCTAATTGGGAGTTTCTACAATATTGTGGCAAAGATGCTATCGAACCGTCTTAGAAAAGTTGTCCCGAAGCTTGTAGGCCACGAACAAAGTGCGTTTTTAAAGGGCAGAAACATTATAGATGGTGCTTTAATTGCAAATGAGACGGTGGACTTCCTTAAGCAAAAACATTTGAAAAGTTTAGTGTTTAAAGTCGATTTTGAGAAAGCCTTCGATTGTTTGAGTTGGGACTTTTTAATGGAAATAATGGGAATTATGGGGTTCGGTTCAAAATGGAAGAGTTGGATTGTATCTTGTCTTCAATCGACTAGCATATCCGTACTCGTTAATGGATCACCTACAAAAGAGTTCAAGTTAGGCCGGGGGGTGCGACAAGGTGACCCGCTTTCACCTTTTCTGTTCATCCTTGCGGCGGAAGGCCTAAATCTCCTAACAAAGGCCGCGGTTCGAAGTAGTTTATTTGATGGTGTCCGAGTTGGTAAAGATAATGTTCTCATCTCTCACCTCCAATACGCGGATGATACGATTTTTTTCGGATCTTGGAGTGTCGGGAACATTGAAAACCTCATGTCACTCCTTACGTGCTTCGAGCTTACTTCGGATTTGAAAGTAAATTACAACAAAAGTAAGTTATTTGGCATCGGGATTGAAAAAGTATTGTTGAATCTACGACTAACCTATTCGGGtgcaatattgtagtgacccgaacttttccatgtttatatatattaattgagattgatatttacatgattaaatgtttccaacatgttaagcaatcaaacttgttaagacttgattaattgaaatatgtttcatatagacaattgaccacccaagttgaccggtgattcacgaacgttaaaacttgtaaaaactatatgatgacatatatatggatatatatatagttaacatgatactatgataagtaaacatattattaagtatattaacaatgaactacatatgtaaaaacaagactactaacttaatgatttttaaacgagacatatatgtaacgattatcgttgtaaagacatttaatgtatatatatcatattaagagatattcatacatgataatatcatgataatataataatttaaaatctcatttgatattataaacattgggttaacaacatttaacaagatcgttaacctaaaggtttcaaaacaacacttacatgtaacgactaacgatgacttaacgactcagttaaaatgtatatacatgtagtgttttaatatgtatttatacacttttgaaagacttcaatacacttatcaaaatacttctacttaacaaaaatgcttacaattacatcctcgttcagtttcatcaacaattttactcgtatgcacccgtattcgtactcgtacaatacacaacttttagatgtatgtactattggtatatacactccaatgatcagctcttagcagcccatgtgagtcatctaacacatgtgggaaccatcatttggcaactagcatgaaatatctcataaaattacaaaaatatgagtaatcattcatgacttatttacatgaaaacaaaattacatatcctttatatctaatccatacaccaacgaccaaaaacacctacaaaaactttcattcttcaattttcttcatctaattgatctctctcaagttctatcttcaagttctaagtgttcttcataaattctacaagttctagttacataaaatcaagaatactttcaagtttgctagctcacttccaatcttgtaaggtgatcatccaaccttaagaaatctttgtttcttatagtaggttatcattctaatacaaggtaataatcatattcaaactttggttcaatttctataactataacaatcttatttcaagtgatgatcttacttgaacttgttttcatgtcatgattctgcttcaagaacttcgagccatccaaggatccgttgaagctagatccatttttctcttttccagtaggtttatccaaggaacttaaggtagtaatgatgttcataacatcattcgattcatacatatgaagctatcttattcaaaggtttaaacttgtaatcactagaacatagtttagttaattctaaacttgttcgcaaacaaaagttaattgtgatgacctcgaccttatcctcccggacgaagtcttcaacagttgatcccatcgcgatgatcgactccaagtaatattctttaaatgagcaattgcacagcggaagacttaattcgtacctgagaataaacatgctttaaaatgtcaacataaagttggtgagatatataggtttgatgctagaagcgtaataactatggaccacaagatttcatatacatacatagtacactcgcaagtgtatagaaaagtcgttgagcacttgataaccatacttaacatttaaatcacagaagcatattcttaaataaaccctacaccgtacgtgtagtaacgaaacgaagtactgtgcaaccgtttaaaactggtcgtccagcccggttggggttgtcaggcccgatagatctatcaacaggattcgcgtttacgctcctcacgtaaatattagctaccaagtataaagaaatatgccatggtacaactcaacgtaaagtttatttttgatcacttgtgtccatatcgtaaatcatttataaaagttgtgcatgtattctcagcccaaaatatttagagtttaaaaggggactatatactcacctaatgtattttgtagtaaaaata includes these proteins:
- the LOC139853203 gene encoding NAC domain-containing protein 71-like gives rise to the protein MGSASLPPGFRFHPTDEELIGYYLKRKVEGYEIELEVIPVVKLYKFDPWDLPEKSFLPKHDMEWFFFCPRDRKYPNGSRTNRATNAGYWKATGKDRKVLSQSSVVGYRKTLVFYRGRAPFGDRTSWIMHEYRLCDDVSLGTPNFQGPFALCRVMKKDKQKTKYLNNKPRTKDVGNSSIDIKNEPILGNESNFLSPFTSPKQKSPNSNEPSLIPGPNDPPTFWVSPEFILDSSKEQSEGGQDWRLKNFKKNEFPKPMTPLQTYDPSVFSPSSSHSNFTEEGDMIRFGCMSPYSGDGSWMGLFENEDHTLYESYNWTNLTNI